From a region of the Marinomonas mediterranea MMB-1 genome:
- a CDS encoding DEAD/DEAH box helicase: MYKLRNYQQDAVDATLEHFRQSDDSAVIVLPTGAGKSLVIAELGLLARGNVVCLAHVKELVDQNHSKLAALGVETGIFSAGLGQRQLNKKTTFASVQSLAPNLGLFNDAISLLIVDECHRISEDDESQYQKVIQHFKQLNPRVRILGLTATPYRLDAGWIYKRHHWGFFRDAPKAFFEKCIYELPLRRLVNDGYLTKLIVYDAAVEQYDFSALTESLDGETDTSDLSLNKLVSKHPRVTKAICEQILELSQSRQGVMIFASTRDHANEIIGYLPVEESALVTGDTPTKERDEIIIAFKNKRLKYLVNVSVLTTGFDAPHVDVIALLRPTESVSLYQQIVGRGLRLSDNKKDCLILDYTNQGYDLYQPEIGTKKPNPNVKLVQVACPQCDFQNMFWGQQSKDGDVLEHYGRRCQAIIETPDDEQQCSYRFVFKRCPNCNEENDIAARKCLHCNHKLIDPDDTLRKALSLKDNKVLRCQAITAKIDGTKLHITYHDEDGETLKEQFDFSVKKHLKRFNDEFSRRLGNGAVPVSFSTIDEIKRFLDYLPSPDFVIAKKQKGNYWQVTERLFDYDGPYRRANEL, translated from the coding sequence ATGTATAAATTACGTAACTACCAACAAGACGCTGTCGACGCGACCCTCGAACACTTTCGCCAGAGTGACGACAGCGCTGTTATTGTATTACCAACAGGGGCAGGAAAAAGTTTAGTCATTGCAGAATTGGGCCTCCTCGCTAGAGGCAACGTTGTTTGCCTTGCTCATGTAAAAGAGCTGGTCGATCAAAATCACAGTAAACTGGCCGCCTTAGGCGTTGAAACGGGTATTTTTTCCGCTGGTTTAGGACAACGACAACTCAATAAAAAAACAACATTCGCCAGCGTACAAAGTCTCGCCCCCAACCTAGGCCTGTTTAATGACGCGATCAGTCTCTTAATTGTCGACGAATGCCACCGGATTTCAGAAGACGATGAAAGCCAATATCAAAAAGTCATACAGCATTTTAAACAATTGAACCCACGCGTTCGAATACTCGGACTGACCGCGACGCCGTATCGTCTCGACGCAGGCTGGATATACAAACGACACCACTGGGGCTTTTTCAGAGATGCACCCAAAGCATTCTTTGAAAAGTGCATTTATGAACTGCCACTGCGCCGTTTAGTGAATGATGGCTACCTAACGAAACTGATTGTCTACGATGCGGCAGTCGAACAATACGATTTTAGTGCCTTAACCGAATCATTAGACGGTGAGACAGACACGAGCGATTTATCCTTAAACAAACTCGTGTCTAAACATCCGCGCGTCACCAAAGCAATCTGTGAACAAATCTTAGAGCTCAGTCAAAGTCGACAAGGGGTGATGATTTTTGCGTCAACACGAGACCACGCAAACGAAATCATCGGCTACCTTCCCGTCGAAGAGTCCGCTTTAGTGACAGGAGACACTCCCACTAAAGAACGCGATGAGATTATCATCGCATTTAAAAACAAGCGGCTTAAATATCTCGTTAACGTGTCGGTTCTAACCACAGGTTTCGATGCTCCCCATGTTGATGTCATTGCCTTGCTACGGCCAACCGAATCGGTCAGTTTATATCAACAAATTGTCGGGCGAGGACTGCGACTGAGTGACAACAAAAAGGACTGCCTAATTCTGGATTACACCAACCAAGGTTATGACCTTTATCAACCAGAAATAGGCACGAAAAAGCCAAATCCAAACGTAAAACTGGTTCAAGTAGCCTGCCCTCAGTGTGACTTTCAAAACATGTTTTGGGGACAACAAAGCAAAGACGGCGATGTGCTTGAGCACTACGGCCGCCGATGTCAGGCGATCATTGAAACACCTGACGATGAGCAGCAATGCAGTTATCGGTTTGTCTTTAAACGCTGCCCAAATTGCAACGAAGAAAATGACATAGCTGCACGCAAATGTTTGCACTGTAACCATAAACTGATCGACCCAGACGACACACTTAGAAAGGCACTGAGCTTAAAAGACAATAAAGTACTGAGGTGTCAGGCGATTACTGCAAAAATAGACGGAACAAAGCTACATATCACCTATCATGATGAAGACGGTGAAACACTCAAAGAACAGTTTGATTTCTCGGTAAAAAAACACTTAAAACGCTTTAACGACGAGTTTAGCCGAAGACTCGGAAACGGAGCGGTCCCCGTTTCATTTAGCACTATTGATGAGATAAAGCGCTTCCTAGATTATCTACCAAGTCCTGATTTCGTTATTGCAAAAAAACAGAAGGGTAATTATTGGCAAGTGACGGAAAGGCTGTTTGATTACGACGGCCCTTATCGACGAGCAAACGAGCTCTAG
- a CDS encoding TetR/AcrR family transcriptional regulator, which yields MNKRTLQKQQTKDVIKRVAKRAFLENGIEATTTRDISRDANVAVGTFFVHYPDKLELVKEIFFEELEGALTRHAEQEEFTESPSDYLQQVAQTLFRFFGELKEFTQNVVLDSLVTDGFHSQQMKIVSAGIANRFERVGVDSEMAQLFADNMIANYWFVMMACLSSGDYYSKANLSRLKSLNLPFEVSYQNAAP from the coding sequence GTGAATAAGCGAACACTCCAAAAGCAGCAAACAAAGGACGTCATAAAGAGAGTCGCAAAGCGCGCCTTTCTTGAAAATGGAATAGAGGCAACCACAACACGTGACATTAGCCGCGATGCTAACGTTGCAGTGGGGACGTTTTTCGTGCATTACCCTGACAAATTAGAGTTGGTCAAAGAGATTTTCTTTGAAGAACTTGAGGGTGCACTGACCCGCCATGCTGAGCAAGAAGAATTTACCGAATCCCCAAGTGATTATTTGCAACAAGTTGCCCAAACTCTATTTCGCTTCTTTGGTGAATTGAAAGAGTTTACTCAAAATGTAGTGCTGGACAGTCTTGTGACTGATGGCTTTCATAGTCAGCAAATGAAGATTGTCTCTGCTGGCATCGCTAATCGTTTTGAACGTGTTGGTGTTGACTCTGAAATGGCCCAACTGTTTGCGGATAACATGATCGCCAATTACTGGTTTGTGATGATGGCATGTTTAAGTAGCGGCGATTACTATTCAAAAGCAAACTTATCCCGTTTGAAAAGCCTGAATTTACCGTTCGAAGTGTCCTACCAAAATGCAGCGCCCTAG
- a CDS encoding DUF1499 domain-containing protein gives MSRYISPFLYFSMIFVGCMAFFSIAGVRVGMIEPITGFSFLRKSVFAALVLSCIAALSVLLFRRRSESGKLRFCGLILIVSLTYSTVWIAFYLQKLGLPKINDITTDTVVPPSYIYVPYIRKSSDNDLVYNHEWAELQNKFYPNVKPLEMKKSKDSVYAAAVDLMNEKGWQIVSKYPTAGIVEATARTTIFGFRDDVIVRIMEENDYVRIDMRSCSRMGVQDFGENAERITTFLNDLKNKFAFKKSIAFRY, from the coding sequence ATGAGCCGTTATATCTCACCTTTTCTCTATTTTTCTATGATTTTCGTAGGATGTATGGCGTTCTTCTCTATTGCAGGGGTGCGCGTGGGGATGATTGAACCAATAACTGGGTTTTCTTTTTTACGAAAGAGTGTGTTTGCGGCACTGGTTTTGTCTTGTATCGCAGCATTATCAGTTTTACTGTTTCGTAGACGCTCTGAATCAGGAAAATTACGTTTTTGTGGGCTGATACTCATTGTATCTTTGACGTACAGTACAGTGTGGATCGCGTTTTATTTGCAAAAACTCGGCTTGCCAAAAATCAACGACATTACCACCGACACCGTTGTTCCTCCTTCCTATATATACGTTCCTTACATTCGCAAGTCATCGGATAACGATCTAGTCTACAACCATGAATGGGCTGAACTTCAGAATAAATTTTACCCTAATGTTAAACCTTTAGAAATGAAAAAGTCGAAAGACAGCGTGTATGCTGCTGCTGTTGATCTGATGAATGAGAAAGGGTGGCAAATAGTTTCTAAATATCCGACGGCTGGTATTGTTGAGGCGACGGCACGAACAACCATTTTTGGTTTTAGGGATGACGTTATCGTTCGTATCATGGAAGAAAATGATTATGTGCGTATTGATATGAGGTCTTGCTCACGTATGGGGGTTCAGGACTTTGGTGAAAATGCAGAACGAATTACCACGTTTCTCAATGATCTAAAAAATAAGTTCGCGTTTAAGAAAAGCATCGCTTTTCGTTATTAG
- a CDS encoding diguanylate cyclase, with protein sequence MFSINFRHANTWRALAVISITSLISMAILVFLLAHNMDRLLTKERYQHVRSHVMMARHLVTSSISHKNTQPENTLGEKLMLEQLPLEPLLDELSKLRYLDESYFWVLDFNGVMLMHPYSPNIVGVSTLSMLDRDGDKFVRDIIATARDGGGFVEYSWTKPGGDIQYPKVSYVTLVEELGWIIGSGAYIDDLEEAKSAEVVRSTMIALTLLLLNTLVLLFVARKYLNIFHNKSIKDELTGLLNRRYLEEIHQDVSESADAHKQPISVLFFDIDHFKRVNDEYGHQCGDITLAKVGDIVSNHTRVRDFSFRYGGEEFVMIVRSDQQEAFAMAEELRQAIENSPINLGDQYIHVTVSIGVATRASNDVCSIKDVIAKADSLMYLAKQAGRNQVKV encoded by the coding sequence TTGTTTTCGATCAATTTTAGACACGCCAATACGTGGCGCGCACTCGCTGTCATTTCCATTACTAGCCTCATTTCAATGGCTATTCTTGTGTTTCTTTTGGCCCATAATATGGACCGATTATTGACTAAAGAACGATATCAACACGTGCGTTCGCATGTGATGATGGCTCGCCATCTGGTGACTTCTTCGATTAGTCATAAGAACACTCAGCCAGAAAATACGTTAGGTGAAAAATTAATGCTCGAGCAGTTGCCACTAGAGCCGCTGCTTGATGAGCTATCTAAACTGCGTTATCTGGATGAAAGCTATTTTTGGGTGTTGGATTTTAACGGCGTCATGCTAATGCATCCGTATTCTCCCAACATCGTTGGGGTGTCAACCCTGTCTATGCTAGATCGCGATGGCGATAAGTTTGTACGTGATATTATTGCGACTGCGCGTGACGGCGGTGGTTTTGTCGAGTATTCCTGGACGAAACCGGGCGGGGACATACAGTATCCAAAAGTGTCTTATGTCACGCTTGTGGAAGAGCTTGGCTGGATCATCGGTTCGGGCGCTTACATTGACGATCTAGAAGAGGCAAAAAGTGCAGAAGTTGTGCGAAGTACCATGATTGCGCTGACATTATTGCTCTTAAATACGCTTGTTTTACTGTTTGTCGCAAGAAAGTATCTCAATATTTTCCATAATAAATCCATTAAAGACGAACTGACAGGCTTACTAAATCGACGCTATCTTGAGGAAATTCATCAGGATGTTAGCGAGTCCGCTGATGCACATAAACAACCGATTTCTGTTTTATTCTTCGATATTGATCACTTTAAGCGTGTTAATGATGAATATGGTCATCAATGTGGTGATATTACGTTGGCAAAGGTTGGTGACATTGTGTCTAACCATACACGCGTTCGAGACTTTTCCTTTAGGTACGGCGGTGAAGAGTTTGTGATGATTGTGAGAAGTGATCAACAAGAGGCGTTTGCAATGGCTGAAGAGTTACGTCAAGCGATTGAAAATAGCCCAATTAATCTCGGTGATCAGTATATTCATGTCACGGTGAGTATTGGTGTCGCGACACGAGCGTCTAACGATGTTTGTTCGATTAAAGATGTGATAGCGAAAGCCGACTCATTGATGTATCTCGCGAAGCAAGCGGGACGAAATCAAGTCAAGGTGTAA
- a CDS encoding DUF2947 domain-containing protein — MSNYVPLSSFSKSWVFNRQDPFVSEEDKREIKWLSESKAADIWRDYISANHLHPELLKEEDWVVDTANEAGREAWEPRWESEEESLPDFVVEHLSHWGDDTKVFYCCSSDIVFETTWGVFKRTWKAFLFLDNGPVLVGRKKKQGVQFCTDGFARVLNRPV; from the coding sequence ATGTCGAATTACGTGCCGTTATCTTCTTTTTCTAAATCATGGGTCTTTAATCGTCAGGATCCTTTTGTGTCTGAAGAAGACAAACGGGAGATAAAATGGTTGTCTGAGTCTAAAGCCGCTGATATTTGGCGAGACTATATTAGTGCAAACCATTTGCATCCAGAGCTGTTGAAAGAAGAGGATTGGGTCGTCGATACGGCGAATGAAGCGGGCCGTGAAGCTTGGGAACCCCGGTGGGAATCAGAAGAAGAATCGCTTCCTGATTTTGTAGTAGAGCACTTGAGTCATTGGGGCGACGATACGAAAGTCTTTTACTGTTGCAGCAGCGATATTGTATTTGAAACCACTTGGGGCGTATTTAAGCGAACCTGGAAGGCCTTTTTATTCCTAGACAATGGACCTGTTTTGGTTGGACGAAAGAAAAAGCAAGGCGTTCAGTTTTGTACTGACGGGTTTGCGAGAGTCCTTAATCGTCCTGTGTAA
- a CDS encoding nucleoid-associated protein, whose amino-acid sequence MSIVNLIVHEVQKPMNESKAMLVARPNENPIDEDAQALAGQVTNLFNRSGMNTGRFSNEEGSEDGAKLPALLHRHFDGAAFDDFAAFSKAVATDFVRHIESVEETEGGLLWFNHYEVEGTHFLFIVLMKRKQGLTLGSDLTFAQVEQLETEKLHMAMRVNLSAYHDREESRYIAFRFGRAPKQESEYFTKFIGCDEPKVAAKETRQLVEAAAAFCQAASLPTKEANEFRRSVSEQCLERAEERQPIEITDIAKQIENRFSSEQANQFLEIAESDAFNIEKEVFVEKAALKKLTRVSGSNRTMTLSFDADLIGQSVEFDENTGSLTFKDLPRSLLKQLQKR is encoded by the coding sequence GTGTCTATTGTCAACTTAATTGTGCACGAAGTGCAAAAGCCAATGAACGAGTCAAAAGCCATGTTGGTTGCTCGTCCGAATGAAAACCCAATAGACGAGGATGCACAGGCATTAGCAGGTCAGGTTACCAATCTATTTAACCGATCAGGTATGAACACTGGGCGTTTTAGTAATGAAGAAGGCAGTGAAGACGGAGCGAAATTGCCCGCTCTTTTGCATCGCCATTTTGACGGTGCGGCGTTCGACGATTTTGCGGCTTTTTCGAAAGCAGTCGCGACCGATTTTGTTCGCCATATTGAATCCGTAGAAGAAACGGAAGGCGGTTTACTTTGGTTTAATCATTATGAAGTTGAAGGCACGCATTTTTTGTTCATTGTATTAATGAAAAGAAAGCAAGGTCTGACGCTTGGCTCTGATTTGACCTTCGCACAAGTCGAGCAGTTAGAGACTGAGAAGTTACACATGGCAATGCGTGTTAATCTCTCGGCTTATCATGATCGAGAAGAGTCTCGGTACATTGCATTTCGTTTTGGTCGTGCACCAAAGCAAGAGAGTGAATATTTCACCAAGTTTATTGGTTGTGATGAACCAAAAGTCGCCGCGAAGGAGACTCGACAACTTGTGGAGGCTGCGGCCGCTTTTTGTCAAGCTGCGTCCCTTCCAACAAAGGAAGCGAATGAATTTCGCCGAAGCGTCTCTGAGCAGTGTTTGGAACGTGCGGAAGAACGCCAGCCGATTGAAATTACTGACATTGCGAAACAAATTGAGAATCGCTTTTCGTCTGAGCAAGCCAATCAATTTCTGGAAATTGCGGAATCTGATGCGTTTAACATCGAAAAAGAAGTATTCGTAGAAAAAGCCGCACTTAAAAAGCTAACGAGAGTTTCTGGCTCTAATCGTACGATGACATTGAGCTTTGATGCGGACCTTATTGGGCAATCGGTTGAGTTTGACGAAAATACCGGCTCTCTGACATTTAAAGATCTGCCTCGCAGTTTGCTGAAACAACTGCAAAAACGGTAG
- a CDS encoding cache domain-containing protein — protein MLSFQTKYSDTLPALVAISITGLTSMVCVIALAVYQLDSLLKKERYATVKSQVMTAKQLVHITMQHSLHSDPADIKSEVLNMLDKLRYPDDGYFWILDKQGIMLMHPFSKGIVGSSTLDLQDIDGKLFVHDMLVTAESGGGFVTYSWLKPGGKTHFSKIAYVTPIDEWGWVLGSGSYIDDLQSATESEVYRNSAVSLMLLAINVLVLLLVSRKFINRFHFCAIKDELSGLLNRRYLNEISAKVMANAQTNNRSISLLFFDIDLFKSINDKYGHHAGDLVLSQLGSIVKEFTRMNDLSFRYGGEEFVLIYEGDVHEAERFANDLRQYIEKSAFDLGIAQIQLTVSIGVATNQSHETHSIKDLIFRADAAMYQAKAAGRNCIRVYS, from the coding sequence TTGCTTTCATTTCAGACAAAATATTCAGATACCTTACCTGCTCTCGTTGCGATCTCAATTACGGGCTTGACTTCAATGGTATGTGTGATTGCTCTTGCAGTATACCAGTTAGATTCATTGCTTAAAAAAGAGCGCTACGCGACGGTTAAATCTCAGGTAATGACGGCAAAGCAGCTTGTTCACATTACCATGCAACACTCCCTTCATTCTGATCCTGCCGATATTAAATCAGAGGTGCTTAATATGCTTGATAAGCTTAGGTATCCTGATGATGGTTATTTTTGGATCCTAGATAAGCAGGGAATAATGCTAATGCATCCCTTTTCAAAGGGCATAGTAGGAAGTTCAACGCTTGACTTGCAGGATATAGATGGAAAGCTATTCGTACACGATATGTTGGTCACAGCAGAGTCAGGAGGTGGTTTTGTCACCTACTCATGGCTTAAGCCCGGAGGGAAAACGCATTTTTCTAAGATAGCTTATGTGACGCCAATCGATGAGTGGGGGTGGGTTCTGGGTTCCGGCTCCTACATAGACGATTTGCAAAGCGCGACGGAAAGCGAAGTGTATCGAAATAGCGCTGTGTCTTTGATGCTCCTAGCGATAAATGTACTTGTTTTGCTGCTGGTATCACGAAAATTTATTAACCGATTTCATTTTTGTGCGATTAAAGATGAGCTTTCAGGCTTATTAAATCGTCGTTATTTGAATGAAATCAGTGCGAAGGTAATGGCAAATGCTCAAACGAATAACCGATCTATTTCGTTATTGTTCTTTGATATCGATCTTTTTAAATCAATAAATGATAAGTATGGCCATCACGCAGGCGATCTTGTTCTTAGCCAACTTGGGAGTATTGTAAAAGAGTTCACTCGCATGAACGATTTGTCTTTTCGGTACGGTGGGGAGGAATTTGTTTTAATCTACGAGGGCGATGTTCATGAGGCAGAGCGATTTGCGAATGACTTACGACAATACATCGAAAAGAGTGCTTTCGATCTGGGTATAGCGCAAATTCAACTCACCGTGAGTATTGGAGTTGCGACGAATCAATCTCACGAGACTCATTCAATTAAAGATTTGATCTTCAGGGCTGATGCGGCCATGTATCAGGCTAAGGCCGCAGGACGAAACTGCATACGGGTTTATAGCTAA
- a CDS encoding tRNA-uridine aminocarboxypropyltransferase, whose amino-acid sequence MIKHTPHTVDILRNDCATRSKRPFVARGSSVTRCPSCLMAENACFCDERRPTTSPVDFILLYHRDEIFKPTNSGRLIADLFPEQTKAYLWSRTEPDKALLKRLSDLNGKVTILYPETARRISENSIIESEKSAFLERSQQHTFIILDGTWKQASKMLHQSRWLDSIPTLGMSEAQQRTFLVRHSGHEMQFATAEVVSMLLAQLALPVESDQLLSYYQMFNRRCLKSRKRGNDL is encoded by the coding sequence ATGATTAAACACACACCTCACACGGTTGATATTTTACGCAACGACTGCGCTACACGTTCAAAACGACCTTTTGTTGCTCGCGGCTCCTCGGTTACCCGATGCCCGTCATGCTTAATGGCCGAGAATGCTTGTTTCTGTGATGAACGTCGCCCGACGACCAGCCCTGTCGATTTTATCCTACTTTACCACCGAGACGAAATATTCAAACCCACTAATAGTGGACGACTGATCGCAGATTTATTTCCTGAGCAAACAAAAGCGTATCTATGGAGCAGAACTGAACCAGATAAAGCGTTACTAAAACGTTTAAGCGATCTAAATGGCAAGGTTACGATCCTGTACCCCGAAACGGCACGCAGAATATCTGAGAACTCGATTATTGAATCAGAAAAGTCGGCCTTTCTCGAACGAAGTCAGCAACATACCTTTATTATTTTGGACGGAACGTGGAAGCAAGCCAGTAAGATGCTCCATCAGAGCCGATGGTTAGACTCGATTCCAACATTAGGCATGAGTGAAGCTCAACAAAGAACCTTTCTCGTTCGTCATTCTGGACACGAGATGCAATTTGCCACAGCGGAAGTCGTCAGTATGTTACTCGCTCAACTTGCCTTGCCAGTCGAAAGTGACCAACTCCTTAGTTATTACCAGATGTTTAACAGACGTTGCCTTAAGAGCCGAAAACGCGGTAACGATTTATAA
- a CDS encoding 2OG-Fe(II) oxygenase, with the protein MDLSIMSEDTSFDTIVQAIRSQGWCIVDGFFKQEFIDALAQDAKSINPDQMKQAGIGRSSDHQVALNARRDRIQWIEPDSPVRKQFLEAMEALRVALNRKLILGLWDYEAHFARYEGGAFYEKHVDAFQGRSNRVLSTVLYLNDEWEERAGGEFVLYDEHQQELEIGRYMPSKGRFAIFLSEAFPHEVLPAAKTRYSVAGWFRINNNAGGRLDPNQ; encoded by the coding sequence ATGGATCTGTCGATTATGTCAGAAGATACATCGTTCGATACGATTGTGCAGGCTATTCGTAGTCAAGGTTGGTGCATTGTCGACGGCTTTTTCAAACAAGAGTTTATAGATGCGTTAGCACAGGATGCAAAGTCTATTAACCCCGACCAGATGAAACAAGCTGGAATCGGTCGTTCATCTGATCATCAAGTGGCACTAAACGCCCGCCGCGACCGCATCCAATGGATCGAACCTGATTCTCCCGTTAGAAAGCAGTTCTTAGAGGCGATGGAAGCGCTTAGAGTGGCATTAAATCGAAAACTGATTTTGGGGCTTTGGGATTACGAAGCACATTTTGCTCGTTATGAGGGCGGTGCTTTCTACGAGAAGCACGTAGATGCGTTTCAAGGCCGGTCTAATCGAGTGTTATCGACGGTCTTATACCTCAATGACGAGTGGGAAGAACGCGCTGGTGGTGAGTTTGTCTTGTACGATGAGCATCAGCAAGAACTCGAAATCGGGCGTTATATGCCTTCCAAAGGGCGCTTTGCGATATTTTTAAGCGAAGCGTTTCCGCATGAAGTCTTACCTGCTGCCAAAACACGTTACAGTGTGGCGGGCTGGTTTCGTATTAACAATAATGCAGGCGGGAGGCTTGATCCAAATCAATAG
- the trhO gene encoding oxygen-dependent tRNA uridine(34) hydroxylase TrhO has product MSKVVVCALYKFVKLEQFEALRQPLLDVLLQNEVRGTLLLANEGINGTVAGSREGIDAMLAWLDQQPGLENIVSKESYDEDMPFYRTKVKLKKEIVTMGVEGIDPREVVGTYVKPKDWNALISDPDVVLIDTRNDYEYQIGTFDNAVNPVTDTFREFPEYVEKNMDPAKQKKVAMFCTGGIRCEKSTAYMKEQGFEEVYHLEGGILKYLEEVPEEESMWKGECFVFDNRVSVNHNLEKGAYDQCHACRMPITEEEKQDERFEQGVSCLHCFDKYTDEQRKRFIERERQVQLAKSRGEEHIGAEVLDAVEKHRREKELERERQRKAHKHAK; this is encoded by the coding sequence ATGTCAAAAGTCGTTGTTTGTGCCCTTTATAAGTTTGTTAAGTTGGAGCAATTTGAAGCGCTCCGTCAGCCTTTGTTAGATGTCCTCTTGCAAAATGAAGTCCGTGGTACTTTGCTGTTAGCCAATGAAGGCATCAATGGCACGGTGGCAGGTAGTCGAGAAGGGATTGATGCTATGTTAGCTTGGTTAGACCAACAACCAGGCTTAGAAAACATTGTGTCTAAAGAGTCATACGATGAAGACATGCCGTTCTACCGCACGAAAGTAAAGCTAAAAAAAGAAATCGTAACGATGGGCGTTGAAGGTATTGATCCTCGCGAAGTCGTCGGTACGTATGTGAAGCCTAAAGACTGGAATGCTCTTATTTCAGATCCAGACGTTGTATTGATCGATACTCGTAATGATTACGAATACCAAATTGGCACGTTCGATAATGCGGTCAACCCTGTTACAGATACATTCCGAGAGTTTCCTGAGTATGTTGAAAAAAACATGGACCCTGCGAAGCAGAAAAAAGTGGCCATGTTTTGTACGGGTGGTATTCGTTGTGAGAAATCGACTGCTTACATGAAAGAGCAGGGTTTTGAAGAGGTTTATCACTTGGAAGGCGGGATTCTTAAGTATCTGGAAGAAGTTCCAGAAGAAGAGTCAATGTGGAAAGGTGAGTGTTTTGTGTTTGATAATCGTGTTTCTGTCAATCACAACCTAGAAAAAGGCGCTTACGATCAATGTCACGCTTGTCGTATGCCCATCACTGAAGAAGAGAAGCAAGACGAACGGTTTGAACAAGGCGTGAGCTGTCTGCATTGCTTTGACAAGTATACTGACGAACAGCGTAAGCGTTTTATTGAGCGTGAACGTCAGGTTCAGTTAGCGAAATCACGAGGTGAAGAGCATATTGGTGCGGAAGTACTGGATGCGGTTGAGAAACACCGTCGTGAGAAAGAGCTAGAACGTGAGCGTCAGCGCAAAGCCCACAAACACGCCAAGTAA
- a CDS encoding VOC family protein translates to MSIQYLHAMIRTTDPEASHDFYTQGLGLIQTRRYDSEKGQFSLIYYASEQGAPEVELTHNWDDRTYENGDQFGHLAFRVDDIYAVCANLQSMGVTILRPPRDGHMAFIKDPNGISIELLQAGDSLTPKEPWASMENTGSW, encoded by the coding sequence ATGAGTATTCAGTATTTACACGCCATGATAAGAACGACCGACCCAGAGGCAAGCCATGACTTTTACACACAAGGCCTGGGACTAATCCAAACTCGACGTTACGACAGCGAAAAAGGGCAATTCTCGCTTATTTATTATGCCTCTGAGCAAGGTGCGCCAGAAGTTGAACTGACTCACAACTGGGATGACAGAACCTATGAAAATGGCGATCAGTTCGGTCACCTAGCATTCAGAGTCGACGATATATACGCTGTGTGCGCCAACCTACAGTCGATGGGCGTGACAATACTCCGTCCCCCAAGAGATGGACACATGGCCTTTATAAAGGACCCTAACGGCATTTCTATTGAGTTACTGCAAGCAGGTGACTCACTTACACCAAAAGAACCTTGGGCGAGTATGGAAAACACAGGGTCTTGGTAA
- a CDS encoding HAD family hydrolase, with product MSLDYHAIIFDCDGVIVDTETISNRVMFELLNEKGIQISLDTIHQEFTGYTTQHNLDTIEKLAHVKLQDDFVLEYKARFEKHIDQFLAPINGVPELLSKIQSPFAMATNANRKEMDYKLNKIGLIEAFKTRFCVEDVEKGKPAPDMYLKAAEALNVTPSNCIVIEDSVAGITAGVAAGATVFAYSAMVDPADQMKAGATKTFASMKELEALLGL from the coding sequence ATGTCTTTAGACTACCATGCCATAATTTTCGATTGCGACGGAGTGATTGTAGATACTGAGACCATTTCAAACCGCGTTATGTTTGAACTACTAAACGAAAAGGGCATTCAAATTAGTTTAGACACAATTCATCAAGAATTTACGGGTTATACGACGCAACACAACCTCGACACAATTGAGAAATTAGCTCACGTTAAGCTTCAAGATGACTTCGTTCTCGAATACAAGGCACGGTTCGAAAAGCACATTGATCAGTTTTTAGCACCTATTAACGGCGTCCCTGAGTTGCTAAGTAAAATCCAATCCCCTTTCGCGATGGCGACGAATGCAAACCGCAAAGAGATGGATTACAAACTCAACAAAATCGGTTTAATAGAAGCGTTTAAAACCCGCTTTTGTGTGGAAGATGTCGAAAAAGGAAAGCCCGCACCCGACATGTACCTAAAAGCGGCAGAAGCACTTAATGTCACACCAAGCAACTGTATTGTAATAGAGGACTCTGTTGCAGGCATTACAGCTGGCGTAGCAGCTGGCGCAACGGTATTTGCTTACAGCGCGATGGTAGACCCTGCCGATCAAATGAAAGCTGGCGCGACAAAAACATTCGCCTCAATGAAAGAGCTCGAAGCACTTCTAGGGCTTTAG